The stretch of DNA CAGCTCGCTAATAATGGCCACCGATCAAGACCATGTCGCGCAGCTCATGGCGCAGCGCGAAGAGATCGAGGCGCCCTGCAACCCCTCGCACTACCGTATCCTGAAGCGCATCGCCTCTAACCCGGACAACTATCTGGCGATCGGCTTTGGTGCCGGAAGTGCGCCGGGCCTGGCCGGCAACCTCGCCCTTGCGGGTCTGCTGACTGAGCTCGGGCTGCGACCGTTTATCAAGGAGATCTGGGGCGTCTCGGTGGGTGCCATCGTTGGTGGAGGCTGGAGTACCGGGCTATCCGTCGACCATATGCTGTCGCTCGCCGACGAGCTCGATCGCAAAGGCGCTGTAGATTTTGCTCGTTGGGAAGTCCTGGGGGTGGGACTGGCACGTCTGCTTCTTTTCAGGCAATTACCCGACGGTCTGGTGCGCGGCCACCGCTTTCGTAAGGCGGTAGAACGCGGGCTTCCGGTCCAGTGCTTCGAGGACTGTGAGATCCCGTTTCGTGCCATCGCCTGCACCGATGACGGGCACGTCCAAAAGATCATCTTCCGCCAGGGGTCGTTAGTAAACGCCATCGCTGCATCGAGTTGCATCCCCGGTGTGATGTTCCCGATCGCCGACTGGAACGGTCGAGAGCACGGTTATTTCGATGGCGCCGTGGTCGAAAAGACGCCCCTGCCTTCGATCATCGAAGAGCACCATCGGGAGGGACGCAAGAGCCAACTGGTGGTGATCTGCACCCATTTCAGCGACTCGGGCCGCATTACGAAACCGGTGGGGTTTATTCAGCGCATGTTGAACGCCATGCATCGCCTGGAAGACGAGGTTTGGGAATACCAGGCGCTCAAGGCGCGAGAGGCGTCCAACTGCAAGTTCCTGGTCCTGAATCCGCACATGAAAGAAGGTACGGCCTTCGATTTTTCTGTGGTACGCTTCAACTATCTCTGGGCGAGAAAGATGTTCAAAGAACAACTCTCCAACGCCAAGCTCGCCACCCGTTTCGAGGCGAGGTGATCCTAGGCTAAACGATAATCGGGAAGGAGCTCGGAAGTGAAAGGTATTGTCTTTACAGAGTTTCTTGAGATGGTAGAAAACCGTTTCTCCCCAGAGATCGCCGACCGCATTATAGAAGCCTCCGAGCTGCCGTCCCGCGGGGCATACACGGCCGTGGGAACGTACGACCATACTGAGATGGTGCGACTCGTTACAGAGCTAAGTGCGGTCACTGGGGCCACCGTGCCCAATTTGTTGCATACCTTTGGCAAACACCTTTTCGGTCGATTCGTGGCGATCTACCCGCAATTCTTCGAGGGCGTTGAATCGGCGTTTCCCTTTTTAGAAAACATTGATGGCTATATCCACGTCGAGGTTCTGAAATTGTATCCGGATGCCGAGCTCCCCGGATTCGAATGCGATGCTTCCGAACCGGGGCGGTTGACTCTCATTTATAGGTCCACAAGGCGTCTCGCCGATCTCGCTGAGGGGCTGATCCAGGGGTGTATCGAGCACTTCCGCGAGACTATCCATATTCAACGGGAAGATCTCTCCGGCGGGCAAGGTTCGTGTGTACGCTTTCTCCTCACCAAAGCAGGATAGCTCATGAGCGAGATCGAGGTGCTAAAACGAAGACTGGAGCGGCAGCGGCAAGGACGCAAGCAAGCTGAGGTCCTGCTGGAGGAAAAGAGTCGTGAGCTCTATCTTGCTAATCAGGAGCTTCGGCAACTGGCTGAAGGCTTGACCCTAGCACGTAACGCGGCCGTAGAGGCCAATCAGGCTAAAAACCGGTTCCTCGCCAGTATGTCTCATGAGCTGCGCACCCCCCTCAACGCCATCATCGGCTACAGCGAGATGCTCCAGGAGGAGGCCGAGGACCTCGGCCAGGATGGTTTCATCCCCGATCTCCAGAAGATCCACGCCGCCGGCAAGCATCTGCTGGCCCTGATCAATGATGTCCTGGACCTCTCGAAGATCGAGGCCGGGAAGATGGAGGTGTTTGTCGAGACCGTGGATGTCGCGACGCTGGTGCAGGGGGTCGTGAGCACGATCATGCCCTTGGTCGAGAAGAACGGCAACGCACTCGTGCTTCGCTGTGAGGATGACCTCGGCAGCATGCGGGCGGACCTGACCAAGCTGCGCCAGGCCCTATTCAACCTGCTCAGCAACGCCTCCAAGTTCACCACTCGAGGCACTATTACGCTCGGGGCCACCCGAGAGCTGGTCGATGGCGCGGGTTGGATGCGATTCTGGATCACGGATACCGGAATTGGGATGTCGGCCGAGCAGATGGGGAAACTCTTCCAGGCATTCTCGCAGGCCGATGCCTCGATCGCGCAGCGCTTCGGCGGAACGGGGCTCGGGCTCGTCATCAGCCGGCGCTTCTGTCAGATGATGGGCGGCGATATCACGGTGGTGAGCACACCGGGGCAGGGCTCGACTTTCACTATCCGGCTGCCGGTCGATGCGGTCGATGCGAAAGCCGCATCGACATCTCAGGCGGAAGACACTGCGGCCGTGAAGCCGCCCGAGGGCTTGCCGGCCGTGCTGGTCATCGACGATGACCCCACGGTGCATGATCTGATGCGCCGCTTTCTCGATAAACAGCGGCTGCACATGGTGGGGGCGGCGAACGGCGAGGAGGGCCTACGGCTTGCCAAGGAGTTGCGACCATCGGTGATCACGCTCGATGTGCTGATGCCGGGGATGGATGGCTGGGCGGTGTTGACGGCATTGAAGGCCGACCCCGAGCTGGCCCCCATCCCGGTGATCATGGCGACGATAGTCGATGACAGGAATATGGGTTTTGCCCTGGGGGCGACGGACTTCCTGACCAAGCCGATCGACCGAGAGTATTTGGCCCAGTTACTACAGAAGTACCGCTGCGCCCATCCACCCTGCCCGGTGCTGGTGGTCGAGGACCAGGCGGATCTGCGGGCGCTGATGCGGCGTATGCTGGAGCAAGAGGGCTGGGTGGTCGCGGAGGCCGAGAATGGGCGGGTAGCGCTTGATCGGGTTGCCGAGAACCGACCCGAGCTCATCGTGCTCGATCTCATGATGCCGGAGATGGATGGCTTCAGCTTTCTCGAGGTTCTGCGACAGCATGAGGGCTGGCGCGCGATCCCCATTGTCGTGGTCACGGCCAAGGACCTCACCGCGGAGGATCATCAGCGGCTCAATGGCTATGTACAATACATCGTCCATAAAGGGGCGTATGGGCGCGAAGAGCTGCTCGCGGAGCTTGGCGATCGGATCGCGGCGTGCTTGGGCCAGGTCGCGTAGGAGAAGAAGGCAATGGCGAAGATCTTATTGGTAGAAGACAACGAGATGAACCGAGACATGCTCGGGCGGCGCCTGCAGCGCCGTGGCTTTGAGGTGCTCATCGCGGTCGATGGGGCCGAAGGCGTGGCGATGGCCCAGCGTGATGGGCCGGATTTGATCTTGATGGACATGAGCTTGCCGGTCATCGATGGATGGGAGGCTACCCGGCGCCTGAAGGCGGCGCCCGAGACCCAAGCGATCCCCATCATCGCCTTGACGGCCCATGCCATGTCAGGCGATCGCGAGAAGGCGATGGAAGCGGGCGCCGATGACTACGATACGAAACCGATCGAGATCGACAAGCTGCTCGCGAAGATTGAAGCCCTGTTGAACCAGGGCGCAAGGGGTGCCCCATGACGACCAATGATACGCCCGAGCCGGGTATCGACGCAGGGGCGGGGCTCGAGGGGGGCGCTGCGATCCCGGGGCCGGACTCCGTTTCCCATCTGCGCCATGAGTTGCGCACCCCCATCAACCACATCCTCGGCTACAGCGAATTGCTGTTGGAGGAGGCCGAAGACAGTGCGTTACAACCCTTCTCCGGCGACCTCCAGAAGATCCACACAGCGGGGAAGACCCTACTCGGGATGCTGAACGCCCTCTTCGATTCCCCAGCGCTAACGGCCGGCTCTCCCGCGACGGCCCCGCAGCCGGCCGACGATCTATCCTGGCTTCACGATGAGGACACGGACACAGAGGCAGTGACGGCCGACCGGGAAGCCACCGCCCTCCTCCCTGGCCACCTCCTGGTCGTGGACGACAACGAGACCAACCGCGACATGCTGTCCCGGCGTTTGCGGCATCAAGGCTATCGGGTAAGCATGGCAAAGGATGGCCGGCGAGCGTTGCAAGCGGTCCGTGACCAGCCGGTCGATCTGGTGCTGCTCGATGTGCTGATGCCCGAGATGGATGGTTACGAGACGCTGAAACAGCTCAAGGCCGACGCGCGCCTGCGCGACATCCCCGTCATCATGATCTCGGCGCTCGATGAGATCCAGAGCGTCGTGCGTTGCATCGAGCACGGTGCGGAAGATTACCTCCCCAAGCCCTTTAACCCGGTGCTGCTGCGTGCCCGGATCGGGGCCTGTCTGGAGAAGAAACGGCTGCGTGATCAGGAAGTGCTCTATCTCCAGGACGTGGCCCGCGTCACCACCGCCGCGGCCACTGTCGAGTCGGGACAGTTCGTGGCCGACACGTTAGCCGAGGTGGGCAAGCGCCCAGACGAGCTCGGGCAACTCGCCCGCGTCTTCCAACGGATGGCGCAGGAAGTCGCGGCCCGTGAGCAACGCTTCAAGCAACAGATCGAGACCCTCCGTATCGAGATCGATGAGACCAAGAAGGCGCGCCAGGTCGCGGAGCTCACCGAGACCGATTTCTTTCAGAAGTTGCAGGCGCAGGCACGGAGCCGCCTGCGCTCAAAAAAATAACCGGCTGGCAACCGCGCCGAGCCGCGGCTACACTGCTTGTTATGAGCACGGGATTCATCTACGACCCGGCCTACCTTGAGCACGACACCGGTCACGGGCATCCCGAGTGCCGCCAGCGGCTCGAGGTGAGCATGGCGCATCTGGCCGCGCAGCCGTGGTTCGAACGCACCAAACGCATCGCGGCGCGCCCGGCTGAGATCGCGTGCATCGAAACCATCCACGACCACGGCTATATTCAACGCGCACGGGGAGCCTGCGCCGCCGGGGAGCGGTACTTGGATTCCCCCGATGTTGCCATCTCGTCGCGGTCTTTCGATGCGGCTCTGCTCGCGGCAGGCGCGGGACTTGAACTGGCCGATCGGCTCCTCGGCGGGGAGATTGACAACGGTTTCGCCATGCTCCGGCCGCCGGGTCACCATGCCGAGCACGCTATGGCGCTCGGGTTTTGCCTCTTCAACAACGTTGCTATCCTGGCGCGTTATCTCCAGAAGCGCTACGGGATCGATAAGGTGTTGATTCTCGACTGGGATGTGCATCACGGTAACGGCACCCAGCATAGCTTTTATGCCGATCCTTCCGTGTTCTACGTGAGCCTGCATCAATACCCGTTCTATCCGGGCACCGGAGCCTGGACGGAGACCGGGACCGGCGCGGGCGCCGGGACGACGTTAAACTGTCCGATGGCGGCCGGCGCCACCGACGGCGACTACCACGCGGCGTTCAGGGAACACATCCTGCCCAAGATCAACGCCTTTAAACCGGAATTTATCTTGATCTCGGCGGGCTTCGATGCGCACCGCGACGACCCGCTCGCGGAGGTTTGCCTCACCACGGAGTGCTTCCGCTGGATGAGTGAACGCATGCTGGAAGCTGCGGACCAACATGCCGAGGGCCGGCTCATTGCGCTGCTCGAAGGCGGATACAACCTGCGGGCGCTACCGCTCTGCATCGCCGAACATCTCAAGGTTCTCGCCGGCGTCCAGCCATCTCCTGGATCCGAGCATAATCCCATAAACCAAGCCTAGGTGCGGAGGCTATCAATGAACGAGCTTACTCGACGGCGCTGCAAACCCTGCGAAGGCGGTCTGCCGGCCTTGACCGCCTCCGAGGCCCGGGATCTCATAAATTACGTGCCGGGTTGGGATCTCGCTGAAGATGCCAAGTCAATTTCGAAAACCTATCGATTCAAGAATTATCACGAAACGATGGCCTTCGCCAATGGCGCCGCCACGATCGCCCATGAGGAGGATCACCATCCGCTGATGGAGATCGGTTACCGAACCTGCGCGGTTCGCTATACGACGCACGCGATCGATGGCCTTTCGGAGAACGATTTTATCTGTGCGGCCAAGGCCGATGCCCTCCTGACGCCGACGGATACTGCTTGAGACCGGATCCTCACGGAGATCGTGTTAATAAATCGACGGCGCCGCGTATGCGCGGGGATTTGCCTCGACGACGGCCTGGGCCGGCGTTAGACTTCTTCGCTTTTTCTTCTGAAAAACCAAAAAGCCGCACCGGCAATTAGCACAAAGACTGCGCTAATAGCCGCCCAAAGCCCTAGCCCGGACCAGTCAAACCCAGCCCCCACCTGAAACGGAAACCGCAACACGTGCTTCTTGCCGCCCGGTGCCTCGATGCTCACGACTTCCACGTAATATCCCGGTGCTTTAAACGTGTAGTCGATTTCGATGAGCCCCGAGGAATAGGTCTTTGAGGGTAAACGTTCTAGAACCAGCGCCTTGCCGTCGCCGGAACCGTCGAGCGCCGCCGGCCACGACTCGACCTCGAGAAGCCGGGCCTCGGTTGGCATCGTGCGTAACTCCGAGTCGACAAAATCGACCGTCAGAACGGTTGGCCCGGCGAGGGGAATATCCTCGCAGAGCCTATTACTGCCGGTCGCGGCTTGGTAAGCATTGAATTGAAGATTATAGGCCCCGACTTTGCGCATGCATTCGTCGCTCGTCATGCTCTGCGCACCCGCGGTATGACTGACCAGCAGGAACACCGCCAGAACCGCTATCCGTCCACACATATGCGCCTTCATAATTTGCCTCCTGTTATAGTTGTAAAGATTTGCCCGCTGTCCCCCCCTACTCAAGGCTAGACTACGCGGGGTCAACACTCAATCGCGGGGCTCGCGTTCTCAGCATCCTAGCCCCACGATGTTTGTTATCATGCCGTGACTTGACGTACTGAGCATCATGACCGAGAAATGCTATCAGATTTTGTTCCTGTGCAGAAACCGGCCGAGCGATGACCAAAAACGCGTGGTGGACGTGGGCGAAGCCTTCCGTAACGGCGCGGATCATATCGTGGTCGGGCGCCCGATCCGGGATGCAAAAGATCCGCGCGCAACGGCCGAGAACATGCA from Pseudomonadota bacterium encodes:
- a CDS encoding response regulator produces the protein MAKILLVEDNEMNRDMLGRRLQRRGFEVLIAVDGAEGVAMAQRDGPDLILMDMSLPVIDGWEATRRLKAAPETQAIPIIALTAHAMSGDREKAMEAGADDYDTKPIEIDKLLAKIEALLNQGARGAP
- a CDS encoding response regulator; this encodes MTTNDTPEPGIDAGAGLEGGAAIPGPDSVSHLRHELRTPINHILGYSELLLEEAEDSALQPFSGDLQKIHTAGKTLLGMLNALFDSPALTAGSPATAPQPADDLSWLHDEDTDTEAVTADREATALLPGHLLVVDDNETNRDMLSRRLRHQGYRVSMAKDGRRALQAVRDQPVDLVLLDVLMPEMDGYETLKQLKADARLRDIPVIMISALDEIQSVVRCIEHGAEDYLPKPFNPVLLRARIGACLEKKRLRDQEVLYLQDVARVTTAAATVESGQFVADTLAEVGKRPDELGQLARVFQRMAQEVAAREQRFKQQIETLRIEIDETKKARQVAELTETDFFQKLQAQARSRLRSKK
- a CDS encoding patatin-like phospholipase family protein gives rise to the protein MATDQDHVAQLMAQREEIEAPCNPSHYRILKRIASNPDNYLAIGFGAGSAPGLAGNLALAGLLTELGLRPFIKEIWGVSVGAIVGGGWSTGLSVDHMLSLADELDRKGAVDFARWEVLGVGLARLLLFRQLPDGLVRGHRFRKAVERGLPVQCFEDCEIPFRAIACTDDGHVQKIIFRQGSLVNAIAASSCIPGVMFPIADWNGREHGYFDGAVVEKTPLPSIIEEHHREGRKSQLVVICTHFSDSGRITKPVGFIQRMLNAMHRLEDEVWEYQALKAREASNCKFLVLNPHMKEGTAFDFSVVRFNYLWARKMFKEQLSNAKLATRFEAR
- a CDS encoding histone deacetylase; amino-acid sequence: MSTGFIYDPAYLEHDTGHGHPECRQRLEVSMAHLAAQPWFERTKRIAARPAEIACIETIHDHGYIQRARGACAAGERYLDSPDVAISSRSFDAALLAAGAGLELADRLLGGEIDNGFAMLRPPGHHAEHAMALGFCLFNNVAILARYLQKRYGIDKVLILDWDVHHGNGTQHSFYADPSVFYVSLHQYPFYPGTGAWTETGTGAGAGTTLNCPMAAGATDGDYHAAFREHILPKINAFKPEFILISAGFDAHRDDPLAEVCLTTECFRWMSERMLEAADQHAEGRLIALLEGGYNLRALPLCIAEHLKVLAGVQPSPGSEHNPINQA
- a CDS encoding response regulator, yielding MSEIEVLKRRLERQRQGRKQAEVLLEEKSRELYLANQELRQLAEGLTLARNAAVEANQAKNRFLASMSHELRTPLNAIIGYSEMLQEEAEDLGQDGFIPDLQKIHAAGKHLLALINDVLDLSKIEAGKMEVFVETVDVATLVQGVVSTIMPLVEKNGNALVLRCEDDLGSMRADLTKLRQALFNLLSNASKFTTRGTITLGATRELVDGAGWMRFWITDTGIGMSAEQMGKLFQAFSQADASIAQRFGGTGLGLVISRRFCQMMGGDITVVSTPGQGSTFTIRLPVDAVDAKAASTSQAEDTAAVKPPEGLPAVLVIDDDPTVHDLMRRFLDKQRLHMVGAANGEEGLRLAKELRPSVITLDVLMPGMDGWAVLTALKADPELAPIPVIMATIVDDRNMGFALGATDFLTKPIDREYLAQLLQKYRCAHPPCPVLVVEDQADLRALMRRMLEQEGWVVAEAENGRVALDRVAENRPELIVLDLMMPEMDGFSFLEVLRQHEGWRAIPIVVVTAKDLTAEDHQRLNGYVQYIVHKGAYGREELLAELGDRIAACLGQVA
- a CDS encoding 4a-hydroxytetrahydrobiopterin dehydratase encodes the protein MNELTRRRCKPCEGGLPALTASEARDLINYVPGWDLAEDAKSISKTYRFKNYHETMAFANGAATIAHEEDHHPLMEIGYRTCAVRYTTHAIDGLSENDFICAAKADALLTPTDTA
- a CDS encoding heme NO-binding domain-containing protein gives rise to the protein MKGIVFTEFLEMVENRFSPEIADRIIEASELPSRGAYTAVGTYDHTEMVRLVTELSAVTGATVPNLLHTFGKHLFGRFVAIYPQFFEGVESAFPFLENIDGYIHVEVLKLYPDAELPGFECDASEPGRLTLIYRSTRRLADLAEGLIQGCIEHFRETIHIQREDLSGGQGSCVRFLLTKAG